The Helianthus annuus cultivar XRQ/B chromosome 16, HanXRQr2.0-SUNRISE, whole genome shotgun sequence genome includes a window with the following:
- the LOC110916582 gene encoding putative receptor-like protein kinase At4g00960: MSQHLLPRPTRQNMFILFTKHLFSFSLIIICLINTTTLAQPPPFFHHICENKANYTINSTYQRNLDTALLALPTTNSGFGYYNFSTGQLSDRVISFALCRGDIEPAVCTKCLNDSIIKLRELCPNQTESIGYYEPCFLKYSKETGNANTVILPSLISVSNVDQFNRAVRELMDRLRRQAAAGGPLLKFATGNINGPDFPTIHGLVQCTPNLSEQVCSDCLEAAVNRIPNTSINGRDGGRILQSTCNFRFEVYDFFNQTTPSLPQPSPSPPGKEEHTTLTVILVIVFVTIAAIIIASLCFFMRIMKKKTQISSPHESTQTETMDISVAEPLQYSFSAIKAATNDFSEDNKLGRGGFGAVYKGTLIDGNEIAVKRLARNSQQGDVEFKNEILLVLKLQHRNLVRLLGYSIEGKERLLIYEFLPNGSLNQFIFDPTKGKLLDWEIRYNIIKGIAKGLLYLHEDSRLRIIHRDMKASNVLLDAEMNPKIADFGLARLFKHEETHGDTGRIVGTYGYMAPEYVLHGHFSVKSDVFSFGVLVLEIITGQEKNSFQNGESLKDLLNFVWENWRNGTTLDIIDPTLKMGSTLSHDIVRSIHIGLLCVQASVINRPTMASVVLMLHSTSLMLPVPSEPPFFGSSIETNLENPKLTQSTKDVSV; this comes from the exons ATGTCACAACATCTCCTTCCTCGTCCGACACGACAAAACATGTTCATACTCTTCACAAAACATCTCTTCTCCTTCTCTCTTATTATCATATGCTTAATCAACACCACCACCTTAGCTCAACCACCACCTTTCTTCCACCACATATGTGAGAACAAAGCTAACTACACCATAAACAGTACGTACCAAAGAAACCTCGACACCGCCCTCTTGGCCCTCCCCACCACCAACTCTGGCTTTGGCTACTACAACTTCAGTACCGGCCAACTCAGTGACAGAGTCATCTCGTTCGCTCTTTGTCGTGGTGATATTGAACCCGCTGTATGCACAAAGTGTTTGAATGACTCCATCATTAAGTTAAGAGAACTCTGCCCCAACCAAACAGAATCCATAGGATATTACGAGCCATGCTTTTTGAAATACTCCAAAGAGACTGGAAATGCAAATACTGTGATTTTGCCTAGCCTTATAAGTGTGAGTAATGTTGATCAGTTCAATAGGGCTGTTAGAGAGTTGATGGACCGGTTGAGACGTCAGGCCGCTGCTGGCGGTCCGCTACTGAAGTTTGCCACAGGGAACATAAATGGGCCAGATTTTCCAACGATCCATGGTCTTGTGCAGTGTACTCCAAACTTGTCGGAGCAAGTGTGTAGTGATTGTTTGGAGGCTGCGGTGAACAGGATCCCAAATACCAGTATTAATGGGAGAGATGGCGGGAGAATTCTTCAATCGACGTGTAATTTTAGGTTTGAGGTATATGATTTTTTCAATCAGACTACTCCGTCACTTCCACAACCATCTCCGTCACCACCAG GTAAAGAGGAACACACAACTCTTACTGTGATATTAGTAATTGTTTTTGTGACAATTGCGGCCATCATAATTGCTTCATTGTGTTTCTTTATGAGGATCATGAAGAAGAAAACACAAATTTCATCACCTCATGAAAGTACCCAGA CTGAAACTATGGACATTAGCGTTGCTGAACCATTACAATACAGCTTTAGTGCAATCAAAGCAGCAACTAATGACTTTTCCGAAGACAATAAGCTCGGACGAGGTGGATTCGGTGCCGTTTACAAG GGTACTCTTATAGACGGGAATGAAATAGCAGTAAAGAGACTAGCAAGGAATTCGCAACAAGGTGATGTTGAATTCAAGAATGAGATTTTGCTAGTTTTGAAGCTTCAACATCGTAATTTGGTTAGGCTCCTTGGTTACAGCATAGAAGGAAAGGAAAGACTTCTTATTTACGAGTTCTTGCCAAATGGAAGCCTTAATCAGTTTATATTTG ATCCAACTAAAGGTAAACTTCTTGATTGGGAAATTCGATACAATATCATCAAAGGAATTGCAAAGGGATTACTATACCTTCATGAAGATTCTCGTCTAAGGATAATTCATCGTGACATGAAGGCTAGTAATGTTCTGTTAGATGCAGAAATGAACCCTAAAATTGCTGACTTTGGTCTCGCAAGATTGTTTAAACACGAGGAAACTCATGGAGACACGGGTCGTATTGTTGGAACATA TGGTTACATGGCACCCGAATACGTTTTGCATGGTCATTTCTCAGTGAAATCAGACGTCTTTAGCTTTGGAGTGTTGGTACTAGAGATCATAACGGGTCAAGAGAAAAATAGTTTTCAGAATGGCGAGAGCCTAAAAGATCTTCTTAACTTT GTATGGGAAAACTGGAGAAATGGGACGACACTAGATATCATAGACCCCACATTAAAAATGGGATCCACTTTATCACATGATATTGTTAGAAGTATCCACATTGGGTTACTATGTGTTCAGGCTAGCGTCATCAATAGGCCAACTATGGCTTCGGTTGTTCTTATGCTCCATAGTACTTCTCTCATGCTTCCCGTACCATCAGAGCCTCCATTTTTCGGTTCCTCAATAGAGACAAATTTAGAAAATCCTAAACTAACACAGTCTACAAAGGATGTTTCGGTCTGA